Within the Candidatus Parvarchaeota archaeon genome, the region CCTTTTGTCAAGCTTTGCGGCAAGCGCAAGGCCGACGCCTATTGGAAGCCCATGGCCAAGCGAGCCTGTTGACGCCTCGATTCCAGGCATTGTCTTCCAGGTGGAGTGGCCCCAAAGCGTGCCGCCGTCCACTGAAAAGCCGTCAAGCATTTTTTCATCTGCAAACCCGCGCCTTGCAAGAGTCGCATACAGGGCCGCGCACCCGTGGCCCTTGGAAAGCAAAAAATAATCCCTTTGTGCCCATTGGGGCCTGGCCGGGTCCACACGAAGGGCCGAGAAATAAAGGCCGACAAGAAGCTCCACTATTGAAAACGAGGTGCCGATGTGGGACGAATTTGACTTGTGTATCATGCCAAGCACAAGCTTTCTGATGTTTCTTGCCTGTGCTTCAAGCTCCCCAAAGCCTTTTGGTTTCCCTGCCACGTTTTTTGCCATATTTTAGCCCTAATCTGCCCAATGCCGCCAATGGAAAAGTTAATAGTCTATTCATTATAAATTTATGGTGAGAGAGATTAGGTGCCCGATAAAGAAATAGCCTAGTTGGGACGGGCTTTGAAGCAAAATGAAATGGCAGGAAACGCGGTTTTTGGAAAACTGGTTCATATGGAAAGGCAAAAAGTTGTCATTCTTTGCGGCGGCGAGGGAACGCGGCTGCGCGAGGAAACTGAGTACAAACCAAAGCCCATGGTGACTGTAGGCGGG harbors:
- a CDS encoding transketolase, which produces MAKNVAGKPKGFGELEAQARNIRKLVLGMIHKSNSSHIGTSFSIVELLVGLYFSALRVDPARPQWAQRDYFLLSKGHGCAALYATLARRGFADEKMLDGFSVDGGTLWGHSTWKTMPGIEASTGSLGHGLPIGVGLALAAKLDKRPNRVFVLLGDGECDEGSVWEALLYAGHKKLDNLVAIIDYNKVQSFGNTKDVLDLEPFSDKWKAANWAAREIDGHDFGQITKALASVPFEPGKPSVVIAHTVKGKGVSFMENSLDWHYKTPDKEQLEKSIGEIDAKNICKDTS